Part of the Mauremys reevesii isolate NIE-2019 linkage group 4, ASM1616193v1, whole genome shotgun sequence genome is shown below.
GTTGACCCAGTAATATTTGTAAGCTTGAGAGGAAATGAAATAATCTAGGGGAGAGTTCAGGCTGGAAAATCACAGATGGGGGAACTCACCGCTTTGTATGCCTGGAATGTGCATAGCCGATTGTCCTGGAattctttggaatcccctttgtTGTACTTCCAGACGCTGCATTGGTAACAGTGCTGCCAATGATGTCTGCAGGTGTGATTATCGTACTTCCGGGGAATTTGATGCCAGGCACAGCATAGGAGGTATATTTTGCCCATGCTCCATTAGTCATCTGTGGTTGTGTGACTCCTGGGGGAAAGCATATTAAAATGAACTGTTGCTACATTTTCCATTCTTGAACACCTGTATCTTTTTCAATAAAGCAAGTTTCATAGTCAAAACTAGGGATGAATGCAAGGGGCAAATGCTGATCTCACACCTATATCAATCTGGAgacactccattgacttcagtggagttacgtGGATtgacaccaggggttctcaaactgggggtcgggacctctcaGGGATTCATGAGGTGGTTAtgtggggggtcacaagctgtcagctttcaccccaaaccccactttgcctccagcatttataatggtgttaaatatataaaaaaggagTTTTAATTCATAAAggagggttgcactcagagacttgctgtgtgaaaggggtcaccagtacagaagtttgagaatcactgatttaTACCAATATGAGTGAGACCCAAATTTGGCATGGGCtttctgttttttaaactgtaaagCTCTTGAGCAAtattctgctctcatttcctcATACTGTATTCGGTAGGTGGGCATAACTGAGGTTAGGGTTTAGTTTTTGTTTGCCCTTGAGGATCAAAGATGCTAATTGTGAGACTGGAGCCAGTCACTATCTTAGAAGGATATTACTGATGATCCATGATAAATAGACATTTACTGCAAAAAAATCTAGATTCTAGAACACAGCAGACATGGTTCTGCTCTCATATAAGAGTAATTAATCATTCAtcattaattaataatattataGGCTGGAGACTGGCTGGGAGAGAATATATGGACAGACACAATGACCTTGCCAAGTGTCTGCATTGGAGCCTCTGTGGCAAGTACAGATTTAAATGCCCTGTGCAGTATTATGACTACCAAATTGAAAACCCTCTAGAGAATGAAGAGGCTAAGATTTTATGGACTCAGGCCATTGGAACAGACAGACCAGAGCAGGCAAACGGGCTGAACATAGATGTTGTAAAAAAGAAGACAAATAAGGCGAAGATAATTGATATAGTCataccagcaaaaaaaaaaaaaaagcatgcaaAAGAAACAAGAAGAGAAGATAGCGAGGTTTGAAGAACTTTCCCATGAAGTGGAATGATTATGGGAATCTAGAACAAAGACGCTTCCATGGATTATTGGAGCAATTCCTAAGGGTATGAATGAGCAGGTCCGGAATATATTAGGAGTGCAATACATCCTGATCGGTGACCTCCAGAAGTCAGCGCTCTTAGGTACTGTGAGAATTTTAAGGCAAGTCATAGGAGAACCAGTGCATCTGAGCACCTAAAATGCAGGAATTCTGCAGAAAGTTTAACAAAACTCCTGATACTCAAGCCAACAGAGTCAGTGTGTGGTCAGGATAAATTTTAGACAGCAGCTTTCCCCTTTTAAGCTTAAAGAGCTTTTATGTTTTTGAAggctgtttgtttaaaaaaaccaaccatcTCCATTGTTAATATGGAgggataattaataataataattaacatacctacctttcattaaaaatgtacattCTTTAGAGCTGAGAACATCTTAGAAAAGAAgtcattattatccccattttacagctggggaagttGAGGCacagatgaagtgacttgtccagagtCACCCAGCAAGCCTGTGgtggagctgggaagagaactagAGGGGCAGATCCACAGCTGGCATAAATTATTATGCACCAGCCGAAGACCTGCCTCAGGTTTCCAGAGCCCCAATCCAATGCCCTATTCATTAGGCCGCACTGCCTCTCCTTTACACCCTTTGTCCACAAATATgactccattgattttaatgcagTCACTCCACACGCCAGTCTAACTGAGAGCCAAATCAAGACTCTCACTGAATATTAACCATTACAGCACAACCAGGTCCATATTGTCCTAGTTCTGGCAATACAAGTCGTCAGCCCCAGGGAAAGGAATTGAGGAAACAAGTCCCAGTCCTAAAAGAACGAGAAGAAGGGATGTGTGTTACACAGCTTTGTCTGGCCTTCGTGCCTGTGCACTCATACAAGGGAAAATATAAAGCCCTATTAACTATGATCCAGGAGCCTGGTATTCTGAATATATTAGCAGTGGCAACTGCCACCTGTTTATAAATTTAGTCAGAGAGAGTAACAAAAAACTACAAGAACTTGTTGAATCCTAAGAGGCTTAATCTTGATGGGaacattcaaaaataaattcCTCAGTATTTAGGATTTGTTGATGATTTTCTTTTagagaagaaagaaaatctcTCAGGGAAATCAGcacactggggctcaggagattttagtctgccacagacttcctgtgtgaatgtgggcaagtcacttggggcTCAGATCCTCATCTGTCAAGTAGGGAGGATACTTCCACCTCACCGGGAGGCTGTGAGGATAAAACCCATTAACAATCGTGAGGCGCTCTGATACTGCAATGATGAGGGGGAAGCAGCTAAATTCCTAGATTGGATAGACAATTATACATTAGTGAAtccagtgctggtgaaaggtgccctGAAAGCTACCAAACAGGCACATCCCAGGCAGCTGTGGCATATGATTCCCACATGCATCACCTCATTAGTGTGAACTTGAGAGACCTCCCCTACCCTAAGGGAGAAATGGGGACCAGTTAGTGCCAattcccttccctctcctcccctggggCTATAGAAAGGGATGCAGCAAACCTCACCTTGAGTGTCAGCACTTTTGTTGCCAGACTCTGCTGGTACCACAATAGGTCTGTCACGTCTCAGGGGTTCAGCCGACAACATGCCCATTCTGGGTGGAACATTCCCTGCATGGAACAGAACCAGATGTGTTCCTAGAGCTCATGCTAAAAAGTCACAATCCAATTTTCATTACTAAAGCTAGACTGTAAGAGGCACTGCGCAGAGTGATGATGCATCACCAACAACACTGTACAACCGGAATGATATTGTACAGAATGATCACATAGCCTCAATGGCACTGTCTCTGCAGTGATACTGTACAGCGTGATATTGGATTAGCAGTGACGCTGTTCCATCAGAGTGATACTGTAGCATCAGTGACATGGTACCCCTGCATGATACTGCACTGCAGACAGAGATACTGTACAGAGTGACTATGGCATGATCCCATACCGTTAGAAACCTTCAGCTCCACTTGGAGGGTCCTTCCACTGCCTTTGTCATTTTTATATCCTGTCCCACACGTGTACAGCCCAGTGTCATCCTCTTCCAGTCTTGTGATTGTAATTTGAAATATTCCTTCCTGAGGCTCCTCAGTGATGGATATTCTATTCCTGTAATTCTCACTGATGTATGGTGAGGTGGAGATGATGGTGCCACAGACCCCTGTCTCGAGCTCCCTGCACCAGAATTTTCGACTGGAAATGTCCTTCACAGGACACTTTATGGTGATGGATCCTCCAACCTCACCAGTCACTTGAATGCGTCGTCTTGCTGCACTTGAAACTGATGACACAGAGAAAGAAGTCACGGGGCCTGAGTCGCATTTATGCTAAAGGGGCGTCACACCAAGGCGCTGTCTTCACTAGGCAAAAAGGTGGGCCCTGACCATGTGATAACTCACACAAGGTAAAATATGagtgaagacaaagccttaggcctctttatagaatcatagacgtgtgggactggaagggacctcagtaggtcagctagtccagtcccctgcgctcaaggcaggactacaaAATAAccagaccattcctgacaagtaTTTGGCTAAaggctgttcttaaaaacctccaatgacagagactCTACAagagtggtgggcaacctgcggcccgtcagggtaatccgctggtgggctgcgagacagtttgtttacattgaccatccacaggcatggccgcccacagctcccagtggccgcggttcgcagCATTCACTTGATCAACGTTATATGTCTCTGAATGGCTAGAGTCCTGATCCTTCCACTCTGTCACTGCAGCGTCTGAGTTCTGCTAGGGCACTTGTTTGAATTCTCCTTGTATTTAAACATGAAGGTTCCCAGCTCTGGAATTCAATCCCCCTCTAGTGTAACAGTGCCCTTCAGCATATAACGCAGTGTCCTTCGGTTTGATGTTTGCCTGAGAGAGGGTTGATCTGAATGGGCAGGGATTGTTTTCTGGTTTGGTAATGCCCTTTTCTGTTGGCTTTTTGGGAGTAAAGACTGATTTTCTGGAGCACAAAATCCCAACAGGCGTCATGTAAGATCAGGCTCCATGTTTTTATTGCATGTTATTCATGTGTCCTGAGCTAAGTAAGGGAGGGCACAGTGTATAAATCAATCAATCGTTCAATAAAGTAAAGGATCTGGCTATGGGCAGGGTTCCCTATCCATCTATCTGTGCAGTAATCCCTTGCTGTGATCTATTTTCCTGGGCCTCGCTTGGTAAAAATAGTGGGATAAATTCCATACATTACTACAGCGAGGAAGCTAATGGCTTGCTAATCACAAAACAACATGCTGTAGGAGTGCTTATGATTATGCACAAAATCCAGCACTCTCTGATGCAGTATGGGAAAGAATTGCTTCCAGATAGAAAACTTGATTGCAATATGAGTTTGGCTTGAGTAAGGATAGCTGGCTGGACTTGACCctatgggtaaaatcctggctcctttGACGTCAATGCCaaaactcatagactcatagactataaggtcagaagggaccattatgatcatctagtctgaccgcctgcacaatgcaggccacagaatctcacccatcctctcactgacttcagtggattcaggatttcacccctataTCTTTAACATACTGGATCCAATTTACAAACATGAGTTCACTTGAAAGCTTTTAGGTGTCCAGTATCCCAACTTAGCTAATATTAAGTTAACGTTGTGTGCCCAATTTACTAACTTAGGTTTGTAAATCACTCTGCATTAGAAACAAGGCTCACATGATAAACGTCtctaaaatgaaaatgttcttttGTTCTGCAGAATTAAAGCATCTCCTGCTATTCAATGTTCTTGGAAAGCCACAGAAATATTTCATGGTCCAGAGTCAAACAATTCCTGACATTTCAGGTTTACCCCCCTGCCAGACCCTTCATTTTTTTCCCTCAAGAAATGTACAgagttttaaaaatcacattggACGT
Proteins encoded:
- the LOC120403624 gene encoding fas apoptotic inhibitory molecule 3-like isoform X1, producing the protein MEFISMLLFLLQVSSAARRRIQVTGEVGGSITIKCPVKDISSRKFWCRELETGVCGTIISTSPYISENYRNRISITEEPQEGIFQITITRLEEDDTGLYTCGTGYKNDKGSGRTLQVELKVSNGNVPPRMGMLSAEPLRRDRPIVVPAESGNKSADTQGVTQPQMTNGAWAKYTSYAVPGIKFPGSTIITPADIIGSTVTNAASGSTTKGIPKNSRTIGYAHSRHTKRLLRSNYGNDVFQILIPVLLIMLLLLASMIIVRKQLRGKKAITIYMFGCFGEAASSETYGINLRLGALEHGQGHVPMENIYSVLPRRLQGADRNSSHVPCDSYHCRVDL
- the LOC120403624 gene encoding fas apoptotic inhibitory molecule 3-like isoform X3, which produces MEFISMLLFLLQVSSAARRRIQVTGEVGGSITIKCPVKDISSRKFWCRELETGVCGTIISTSPYISENYRNRISITEEPQEGIFQITITRLEEDDTGLYTCGTGYKNDKGSGRTLQVELKVSNGNVPPRMGMLSAEPLRRDRPIVVPAESGNKSADTQGVTQPQMTNGAWAKYTSYAVPGIKFPGSTIITPADIIGSTVTNAASGSTTKGIPKNSRTIGYAHSRHTKRLLRSNYGNDVFQILIPVLLIMLLLLASMIIVRKQLRGKKASSETYGINLRLGALEHGQGHVPMENIYSVLPRRLQGADRNSSHVPCDSYHCRVDL
- the LOC120403624 gene encoding fas apoptotic inhibitory molecule 3-like isoform X2 gives rise to the protein MEFISMLLFLLQVSSAARRRIQVTGEVGGSITIKCPVKDISSRKFWCRELETGVCGTIISTSPYISENYRNRISITEEPQEGIFQITITRLEEDDTGLYTCGTGYKNDKGSGRTLQVELKVSNGNVPPRMGMLSAEPLRRDRPIVVPAESGNKSADTQGVTQPQMTNGAWAKYTSYAVPGIKFPGSTIITPADIIGSTVTNAASGSTTKGIPKNSRTIGYAHSRHTKRLLRSNYGNDVFQILIPVLLIMLLLLASMIIVRKQLRGKKAASSETYGINLRLGALEHGQGHVPMENIYSVLPRRLQGADRNSSHVPCDSYHCRVDL